The Saccharopolyspora gregorii genomic interval GCCCTGCGCACCAAGTCCTGACCGGAAGCCGAGTGAACGGACCGTTCGACCAACTAGATGGGACGAACGGCCCGTTCACCCCGCCACAGCCCGCGGGCAGGCCGACCGATCGCCGCATCCGCACACCTCCGACGAAGTGGAGTGAACGGACCGCTTGACCAACAAGATGGGACGAACGGTCCGTTCACCCCGGCCGAGCTCTCCGCGCAGCGGGTCGATCACCACGTCCGCTGGTGCGGAGTGAACGGACCGCTTGACCAACTAGATCGGACGAACGGTCCGTTCACTCCGCTAGGAGGGCGTCAGCCGGGGAAGGTGTGCGACCGCAACCCCGCCCCCGCCCCGGGCACGACGAGCACCGCCCCGTCCGCCGGCTCCGGTTCGGCGAGGCCGTCGCGGGCGGTCGTGATGTAGAGGTCGGTGAGGTCTTCGCCGCCGAAGCAGCAGCTCGTCGGGCGCCGGGACGGCAGCGGCACGGTCCGGTCGACCCGCCCGTCGGGCGCGTAGCGGCGCACTTCCCCGCGGTCCCGCACCGCGACCCACAGGAATCCGTCGGCGTCGGCGCACATCCCGGCGGGTTCCCCGTCGACGTCGAACGCGGTGCGGCGCTCGGTGGCGGCGCCGGTCACCTGGTCGACGGTCAGCACGTCGATGCGGCGGGCGGCGCTGTCGGCGAGGTGGAGCCGGGTGTCGTCGGGGCTCCAGGCGAGCCCGTTGCCCGCGGCGATCCCGTCGACGACCACGTGCGCGGCGCCGTTCGGGTCGACGCGGACGAGCCATCCGCCGCCGCTCTCGTCCTCGCGCACGGTGGTCGCCCAGACCCGTCCGCCCACGTCGACGGTGGTCTCGCCGGCGCGGACCCCGTCGCGGGCCCAGAAGGTGAGCCAGGTGCGGCGTTCCCCGTCGGCGTCGTACAGCGCGACGCCCTCGTCGAAGTGCAGCAGCAGTCCGCCGCGGGTGCGCGGTTTGGCGGCGCTGACCTGCTGCGGGACCTGCATGGCGTGGTCGGTGTCGTCGGGCGCGTAGCGGTGCACGGTGCGGGCGCGCAGGTCGGTCCACAGCAGGCTCGCGGTTCCCGCGTCCCAGGTGGGGCCGTGCCCGTGGTGCGCTGCGGCAGGCACGGCCTGCTCGGCGGTGGTGGGCACCGCTGTTACCTCCTGGGTTTCCGGGTTCGGCGAACGGTGCGGGAGCTTAGCGGGCGCGGCTGAACGTTCCCCCGAGTCACCGCTCCCCCGATCCGCGTAACCTCGGAAAGGTGACGAATCAGCCAGAGCGGCCGCGCGTCCTCCCGCGGAACCCGCTGCGCGCGGCGGTGCAGATGGCGTTCATGGTGGCGGTGCTCTACGCCGTCGAGTTCTGGGACCAGGCGACGCCGGGGAACCTGGACCAGAACGGCATCGTGCCCCACCGGATCAGCGGCTTGGACGGGGTCCTGTGGGCTCCGCTGCTGCACGCGGGCTGGGGCCACCTGATGTCGAACACGGTGCCGCTGCTGGTGCTGGGCTGGTTGCTGCTGGCGAACGGGGTGGGGCAGTTCGTGGCGGTGACGGCGATCGTGTGGGTCGTCGGTGGCCTCGGCACCTGGCTGATCGCGACCGGTGGCGTGCACGTGGGCGCGTCGGGAGTGGCGTTCGGCTGGATGGTGTTCCTGCTGGTGCGCGGTTTCTTCAACCGCAGCCTGGGGCAGATCGTGGTGGCGGTGGTGCTGTTCTTCTACTGGGGCGGCATGTTGTGGGGCGTGCTGCCCGGCCAGCCGTTGATCTCGTGGGAGGGTCACCTGTGCGGGGCGCTCGGCGGATTGCTGGCGGCGTGGCTGGTGGCGCGCAGCACTCGTCGCGGTTCGGGAACGCCGCAGCCTGGCACACTGTCGGCGTGACGAACGCGCCGATCGGGATCTTCGACTCCGGAGTCGGCGGGCTGACCGTCGCCCGCGCCGTGCTGGACCAGTTGCCGGGCGAGGC includes:
- a CDS encoding SMP-30/gluconolactonase/LRE family protein; amino-acid sequence: MPTTAEQAVPAAAHHGHGPTWDAGTASLLWTDLRARTVHRYAPDDTDHAMQVPQQVSAAKPRTRGGLLLHFDEGVALYDADGERRTWLTFWARDGVRAGETTVDVGGRVWATTVREDESGGGWLVRVDPNGAAHVVVDGIAAGNGLAWSPDDTRLHLADSAARRIDVLTVDQVTGAATERRTAFDVDGEPAGMCADADGFLWVAVRDRGEVRRYAPDGRVDRTVPLPSRRPTSCCFGGEDLTDLYITTARDGLAEPEPADGAVLVVPGAGAGLRSHTFPG
- a CDS encoding rhomboid family intramembrane serine protease; this encodes MTNQPERPRVLPRNPLRAAVQMAFMVAVLYAVEFWDQATPGNLDQNGIVPHRISGLDGVLWAPLLHAGWGHLMSNTVPLLVLGWLLLANGVGQFVAVTAIVWVVGGLGTWLIATGGVHVGASGVAFGWMVFLLVRGFFNRSLGQIVVAVVLFFYWGGMLWGVLPGQPLISWEGHLCGALGGLLAAWLVARSTRRGSGTPQPGTLSA